AAAATGGCTCCGTAAATATGGTCTTATCTCTACAATGTGTACAGTCCAGATTTGATAGTCAAACTTCTTGTAAATGCGCAATGTAGTGATTTTGTCTGTCGTGTGTGTAAATGTATGGAGATTCTTCCTCCCCCCTGGTTTAACGACATTCAGGTGCGCCAGGTTTCTTGCTGGTTTCTGCCTCGTCTTAGATCCTCACCAAAGGGCCCCACTGCATTTTTATTCTCCGCATTCAGTTGGGAGTTCACATGATTTCTGTGTTGTCTATGGGGATCTATTTGTAAAGAGAATTGTATGGACTTagctttgttttttgtttttccaCTGGTTTTATTTATAAAGAATTGTTCAATGAATCTGTTTTTAAATGGAGCAAAAATGTTATTCCCtagaagatatatatatatatatatatatacacatacatacaaatatCTATAGATTTAATGCACTGTGGGTTAATTGTGATAAGTGGTTGGAATTCCTCGATGTATTAACGTACTTGGTTTAAAATTAAGATTGCCTTTAGTGTGTGACTGGTGGAGTGGGAGTTGTGTAGTTTAATCATTACAAACATTCTTGAAACACTTCAATGTTTTCCTGTAGTACTGCTGTTTTGATTGcattaaaggtgtgtgtgtgacccgtGTTGGGTCTCACAAGTGTAATTTCCAAAACTGTCATCTCCAGCTTCTTCATCCACCTCATCTGTAGATGTATGCATTCTCACCACAACTCTCCCATTAAACGTGCATGGAGCTATGGTTTTTGGTCCAATTCCTTGTACGTCGCCATACTCGCTGTGCCATCGTGTAATTCAAATAGGTAGCCAGGTTGTTTAATTGTAGAAATGTCACAAGTATCGCAGGTGAATTTCCTTGATTTGGGTTATTTTAAAGGTGATTGTTAATGTAACTCCAATgtgctacactgaacaaaaatatagatGCAACATGcaatttaaaatattttactgagttacagttcataagaaTTGGTCAATTGAAAGTCAATAGGCCCTAATCtaaggatttcacatgactggggaaACCGATGCCTCTGGTCACATAGTGGTTTAAAAATACAAACTCCTTTGCATAGTTCATTGTGCCCTGCGGGacgttgtcccactcttcaatggctgcgaagttgctggatatgggTGGGAACTAGAACATGCTGTTcacatcaatccagagcatcccaaacatgtttaATTGGTGACATGtcgggtgagtatgcaggccatggaagaactgggacattttcagcattCAGATCCTTGCGACgtgtggcggatgaatggcacgacaatgggcctcaggatctcgccacggtatttctgtgcattcaaattgccatagatcaaatgcaattgtgtttgttgtccatagtttatgcctgcccataccataatcccaccaccacggggcactccgttgacatcagcaaacctgctcgcccacacgacgctgTCCGCCATCTGTCCAGTAGATTTGGAAATCGGGCTTCATCTGTGAAGCGCACTGCTCCAGTGGCCATCGAAAGTGAGCATTTGCACACTGAAGTCGGGTCAAGACCTTGGTGAGGACGAAGGGCACGGAGATGAGCTTCACTGAGACGGTTTCAGACCGTTTGCGGAAAtattttggttgtgcaaacccagtttcatcagctgtcagggtggctggtctcaaatGAGGTCATGggctggttacacgtggtctgcgattGTGTGGCCGGTTGAACCTattgccaaattctttaaaacaatGTTGGTTAATAACATGGTAAATAAATGAACATTCCattttctggcaacagttctggtggacactcctgcagtcagcatgccaattgcaccctccaaacttgagacaactgtggcattgtgttgtgtgacaaaactgcacattttaaaatgGCCTTtcattatccccagcacaaggtgcccctgtgtaatgatcatgtttcttgatatgccacctgATAGGTGgctggattattttggcaaatgagaaatgctcactgacagggatgtaaaTAAATAACATTTTTGTGCTTTTGGAACAATTCTGGGGATTTTTTTGTTAacacatgaaaccaacactttacatgttgcgtttatatttctgtccAGTGTAATTAGAAATCCGTTAATGGATTGTTTTGGCTCTTTCTATTATAAATTGTATGTTCGAATTCATGCTAGTGAATGATCAAAGATGCCCTTTTATTTATAGGAAAAACACTTGCGCAACTGACCGTGTACATAAAACTATCCGGTGGCCGTCCTTTTGCCTCTGACCCGAAGATCGGCTGTCAATTTCAGTTTATCGACAATCTTACATATGTTGAATCGCTGCCGTTCGTCAAAACCCAGACGTTTATCACTAACAGACCGCTGTCTGTCACCCGCAGTTTCCAGCCGTTCGTCTTTCTGGTGCGTTTCCTCATGAAGACAGAAACGCACTCGTATGCACAAACAGGATTTGGGTAATTAATTGGCGACTCGGCTGCTTAGAACGGAAAAACCTAATCATGTTAATTGAAGTTTGTCTATAGTGGAACAGAATTTAGTAATCGGATTTATGGTTGTCTAGACAGAGAATGTTCAGCTGTCCATTCGTTTACCATAACCTAAATGTCTGCTGGCAGCCAGGTAGTGGTGAAGCGGATTTCACTCAGTTCTGCTCTCAATTAAATATCAGCCCACTTTATTACATTTGTGAAGTATTACATGTGGGTAGTTTTCTGAAGCTTACATACCAGTAGTATATGACAAGATAGATGCAATGTAAAAATGtcttgtgtggttgtgtgtgcctgcgtgtgataatatatatatatatcaacatgATTTTACAAAGGCTAAATACTACAATACTGTATTGCTATTGAATATGCTCAGGGATTCTGTATGCTTGTTAGGAGGGTCTGTGCAATGCTGTTGATGGCACTGAAGGTGGCGCTGTCTGGGAATGTCTGGATGAAGTCTTTGCCCTCCTCTATACTGGTAGTGAGCAGAGGGTCCAGGGGCACAGAGCCTGAAATGGGAAACACACAATCTGAGGCCTTCGCAACCCTTGAaaacaatatacacacacaagcagCTAACACACTGGCCTACTTTAGAAAACAAGACACTATGGTGTCTTTTGAGGTCAAAACTTGAAGATCAAATGCTGTTAACATTACATGCAAAGGCTGTGTTCAcgcaggcagcccaattctgatattttgccaATAATATGGTATTTTGACCAACCGGATCAGATCTTTTGCTAGTAACCGCGAAATATCAGAATTGTCTGCCTGTATAAACGCAGCCATAGTCTACTACATACAGCTaccccagggctctccaaccctcttcctggagagctaGCCTCCTGTAgcttttcactccaaccccagcTGTAACCAACCTGACTCAGCTTATTAAGCAGCTAATTATTAGATTCAGGTGTGCTAGATCAGGGTTGGAGCAAAAACGtgcaggacggtagctctccaggaacagggatggagacccCTGGTAGACCCAGTAGTCTTCACACAGTCTACATCAATGGTACACAGTTCTCTCAAAACCTCTCCATCCACAGCCATAGCAGTACTGCAGTTGGCTGAGAACAGTGCTGTACCCTTAAATATGGCTTCTCACCGCTCTGGGCTTTAGCTACATTACCCGCTTCATTACTCACAGATTGGTTTCCACTCTTACAAAGCATATGGTCGTTGAGTGTTAATGGTGAAATGGTCAATAATATACCACTTAGATTGATCCCCATCGCTTTGACTGAAATGTATCAGCTCTAACCCCAAAATTTTACAAGCACTCCACTGCAATGAAGACCAACCATTTTATCAGTGCAGCTCTGCTGTAAAATGCCTGCTAAATGGCGACAAGCAGTTTCAGAGTGCTGGAGTCGGTTGGGTTAGAGTGACATCTAGTGGCTGTTTAATAAAATACCCATCATATCCCTAAAAGCCGATTCGGAGGCTCCGTACGGAGGGTGTGAAGAGCCACATTTTTGaacaatgcggagggctccgTATAGCTCTGCATTGATATGATTGGACAGTAGGTGCGGGCTGtacatcctgtataaacacaaacacacttccttgacaacttccttcacataAGCTCTGCGAAGTGTAAGATGTATGAATGCCCAGACTTCTGCAGAGGCCGCATCGCAGGAAATGCTGTACGGCCAATGCAGACGCCGGAATGAccataaaaaaacacacacacaaaaaaatgtattttacccAAATATACTGATCCTGTCAACTTGgccagctcctctcctcctcccttggAGAAGATATTACTGCATTCCTGTCAGCAAACACATTACATTAGAATGGTCAGAACTGGCATATGCTGAGATTCTAATATGACAAAATAGTGACACTATACATTTTTAAATGACACCGCTTCAGACTGACGATTGTGTCCAGCGAAATAATGCACATGAAGCTAATCTAAAACTAACTGGAGACCTGTTTGCAACAAGcacagatggtgtgtgtgtgtccatgcataTTGGAGTACTCACAGAGCAGTGTGGACACACAAATCCACTCATGTTCTCTACAATCCCCAGGATGCGCAAGCCTGTCTTCTTACAGAACGTTATCTCTCTCCTGACGTCCCCCGTCGATACTGCCTGCACAGAATAACAGCATATCTAAGTACAATATAATGTAATTAATACAATGGATCAACCAGGGGGAGTACAAGTGCGCACTTCAGGAGAAGGGTCGATATTTATCAGAACAAAAGGTTTCCTGTTGCCAACATTTAAGACCCACCACAGCGAAAGCTATTTTGTTTCTCTTCTAGAGAGGAGGCTGATCACTGATTAAACGCGGAGCGCAGGAGTTGACACAACTTCCAATCTTTCCTTGTACTGTACCTGCGGTGTAGTGATCAGAATGGCGCCGTCCACTTTGTGCTGCTTCTTCAGGTTTTCCAGGACGGCCAGGTGTTCGTCTGACGTCCCCGGGGGGGTGTCCACCAGGAGCACGTCCAGTTCCCCCCACGCCACGTCAGACACAAACTGGCCAATCAGAGCTGGGACGTGACCATACGGcaggtggtgggggagagagagccagagaacgTGAGAGGATATTGATGAGACACCACAGTCCCACCCAGTAAGCCCCTACACTCTTCATGTTGATCAAGGGGCGGTATACTTCAAGCGTCTCAAAGGAAGAGTGCTGATCCTGTGatctaaacttttttttttttttactgtggaaGCTCCACCTTGGCCTCTAATAGTCCGATGTAGACTGAGCATACCTGTTTTCTTTGGACCCCTCCAGACAACTGCTTCGTCTGGGTCCTCCAGCAGGAAGCCTATGGACATGAGCGCCAGGCTCTTCTGGGCATCTGTGTAGACGGGCACCCAGCCCGAGTCACACTGGTGCACCTCTGGCTTGCCCACACTCAGCATGCGGGGGATACTGGGACCACACAAGTCCACGTCCAGGATCCCAAcctgatacatacatacatacatacatacagacatacagacagacgagacagagacataaacaggacAGAGACCACACATGTAGGCATGTGTGAACATGCACATAGTTATGTGGGCTCAATATTCCACACAGGTCCAAAATACCAACCTGAGAAAAAGATACTGTACAGTCTCACACATACATGGTTGGACAGATAACTAGGAAATGTGTAATCAGTAACCGATACATTTACAAGACAATAAAGGTAATTAGTAACAAAATCCACTTGATTACTCAAAATGAATAGCGTAATCTGGTATTGGTATTTTCTTagtatccccattagctgttgcgaaagcagcagcCACACTCGTTTGGCAGTTAAGTAATCGtgaaaataattggcaacatcaaatggttttgtgatgaataagccatctgagttgaatttgtctttctgtccataatttcatttaaagtagtttttttccctccatcattctttatataattgatcttggcttcataatactgttttctttttgttgagtttctgcagtaagtcagccagtcagatgtgcagccagacaatccagccaacttgacaactgtgagaagcattggagccaacatgggccagcatccctgtggaacactttcgacaccttgtagaatccatgtcCCGACAAATAGAGGCTGTTCTgaaaagggttagggttcccACATGGCCATATTTCCATGTTACTGCGCTTATTTAGAGAAAACAGATGGAAgactacctgtgctaattagctatctgaacatgtaacagtataactttacgtccgtcccctcgcccgacCTGGGCGCAAACCggggacgctctgcacacgtcaacagttacccatcgctccacaaaaatcacggcccttgcagagcaaggggaaccactacttcaaggtctcaaagcgagtgacgtcaccgactgaaatgctattagcgcgcaccaccgctaactagctagccatttcacatccgttacacaaagACACATCTTTCCCCAGCACAG
This DNA window, taken from Oncorhynchus nerka isolate Pitt River linkage group LG23, Oner_Uvic_2.0, whole genome shotgun sequence, encodes the following:
- the nubp2 gene encoding cytosolic Fe-S cluster assembly factor nubp2, giving the protein MEENNEGGNLAQVQHVVLILSGKGGVGKSTLTTELALALRHAGKKVGILDVDLCGPSIPRMLSVGKPEVHQCDSGWVPVYTDAQKSLALMSIGFLLEDPDEAVVWRGPKKTALIGQFVSDVAWGELDVLLVDTPPGTSDEHLAVLENLKKQHKVDGAILITTPQAVSTGDVRREITFCKKTGLRILGIVENMSGFVCPHCSECSNIFSKGGGEELAKLTGSVYLGSVPLDPLLTTSIEEGKDFIQTFPDSATFSAINSIAQTLLTSIQNP